From the Lolium rigidum isolate FL_2022 chromosome 2, APGP_CSIRO_Lrig_0.1, whole genome shotgun sequence genome, one window contains:
- the LOC124688254 gene encoding uncharacterized protein At3g17950-like, with protein sequence MDNDDDAGMVIPSSPSAETSSSSSDIDTESTCSFFRDRSTTLGTLMGVSLADGEDPPQETVAEEEGGMPLAPAPEEDGWRWRRRWRPRRGASWWRMCRDDVGGTTPLAHFLHMERQLSRAGLLCGGGGEATAPLFENGRVLPSSSAATATAAAVGEERGKWKLRRSAQGQGSLTLAKLPVLLTGICSGGA encoded by the exons atggacaacgacgacgacgccggcatggTGATCCCCTCCTCGCCCTCCGCCGagacatcgtcttcttcctccgatATCGACActgag TCCACATGCTCGTTCTTCCGGGACCGGAGCACGACGCTGGGGACGCTTATGGGCGTGTCCTTGGCCGACGGGGAGGACCCGCCTCAGGAGacagtggcggaggaggagggggggaTGCCACTCGCGCCGGCGCCTGAGGAGGATGGGTGGAGGTGGCGCCGGCGCTGGAGGCCGCGGCGTGGCGCCAGCTGGTGGCGGATGTGCAGGGACGACGTTGGCGGCACGACCCCGCTGGCCCACTTCCTGCACATGGAGAGGCAGCTCTCCAGGGCGGGACTGCTGTGCGGGGGCGGCGGAGAGGCGACGGCGCCGCTGTTCGAGAATGGGAGggtgctgccgtcgtcgtcggcggcgacggccacggcggcggctGTCGGGGAGGAAAGAGGCAAGTGGAAGCTGCGGAGGTCCGCCCAGGGCCAGGGGTCGCTAACGCTGGCCAAGCTGCCGGTGTTGCTTACCGGCAtctgcagtggcggagcttga
- the LOC124688255 gene encoding endoglucanase 6, protein MGVSAAVLAVLLFLSAAAVASAGHHDYSDALHKSILFFEGQRSGRLPPDQRLRWRRDSGLHDGAAAGVDLTGGYYDAGDNVKFGFPMAFTATLMSWGLIDFGRTFGAHREEARKAVRWATDYLMKTTAKPNTVYVQVGDASRDHSCWERPEDMDTPRTVYKVDPSHPGSDVAAETAAALAAGSIVFREADPVYSQRLLDRAMAVFKFADRYRGAYSSSLHDAVCPCYCDFDGYQDELLWAAAWLHKASRRREYREYIKRNEVVLGASESINEFGWDNKHAGINVLISKEVLMGKDEYFQSFRVNANNFMCTLLPGISNHPQIQYSPGGLLYKVGSSNMQHVTSLSFLLLAYSNYLSHAGAHVACGGGGTAAPAKLRQVAKRQVDYILGDNPLRMSYMVGYGPRFPRRIHHRASSIPSVAAHPGKVGCKAGAAYYASAAPNPNLLVGAVVGGPSDATDAFPDARAVFQQSEPTTYINAPLMGLLAYFSAHPNPAEWADD, encoded by the exons ATGGGGGTGTCTGCGGCTGTGCTGGCGGTGCTGCTCTTCttgtcggcggcggcggtagcGTCGGCCGGGCACCACGACTACAGCGACGCGCTCCACAAGAGCATACTCTTCTTCGAGGGGCAGCGGTCCGGCAGGCTCCCTCCGGACCAGCGCCTCCGCTGGCGCCGCGACTCCGGCCtccacgacggcgccgccgccggc GTGGACCTGACGGGCGGGTACTACGACGCGGGCGACAACGTCAAGTTCGGGTTCCCGATGGCGTTCACGGCGACGCTCATGTCGTGGGGGCTGATCGACTTCGGGCGCACCTTCGGCGCGCACAGGGAGGAGGCGCGGAAGGCGGTGCGGTGGGCGACGGACTAcctgatgaagacgacggcgaagCCCAACACGGTGTACGTGCAGGTCGGGGACGCCTCCAGGGACCACTCGTGCTGGGAGCGGCCGGAGGACATGGACACGCCCCGCACCGTGTACAAGGTGGACCCGTCCCACCCGGGCTCCGACGTCGCCGCCGAgaccgccgccgcgctcgccgcggGATCCATCGTCTTCCGCGAGGCCGACCCCGTCTACTCCCAGCGCCTCCTCGACCGCGCCATGGCC GTGTTCAAGTTCGCGGACCGGTACCGCGGCGCGTACAGCAGCAGCCTGCACGACGCCGTGTGCCCCTGCTACTGCGACTTCGACGGGTACCAGGACGAGCTGCTGTGGGCGGCGGCGTGGCTGCACAAGGCGTCGCGCCGCCGGGAGTACCGCGAGTACATCAAGCGGAACGAGGTGGTGCTCGGCGCCAGCGAGTCCATCAACGAGTTCGGATGGGACAACAAGCACGCCGGCATCAACGTCCTCATCTCCAAG GAGGTGCTAATGGGGAAGGACGAGTACTTCCAGTCCTTCCGGGTGAACGCAAACAACTTCATGTGCACGCTCCTCCCCGGCATCTCCAATCACCCCCAGATCCAGTACTCCCCAG GCGGGCTGCTGTACAAGGTGGGGAGCAGCAACATGCAGCACGTGACGTcgctctccttcctcctcctcgcctaCTCCAACTACCTCAGCCACGCCGGCGCGCACGtcgcctgcggcggcggcggcacggcggcgccggccaagctccggcagGTGGCCAAGCGGCAGGTGGACTACATCCTCGGCGACAACCCGCTGCGCATGTCCTACATGGTCGGCTACGGCCCGCGCTTCCCGCGCCGCATCCACCACCGCGCCAGCTCCATCCCGTCCGTGGCGGCGCACCCGGGCAAGGTCGGCTGCAAGGCCGGCGCCGCCTACTACGCCAGCGCGGCGCCCAACCCGAACCTGCTCGTCGGCGCCGTCGTCGGCGGACCCAGCGACGCCACCGACGCGTTCCCTGATGCGCGCGCCGTGTTCCAGCAGTCGGAGCCCACCACGTACATCAACGCGCCGCTCATGGGCCTCCTCGCCTACTTCTCGGCCCACCCCAACCCGGCCGAGTGGGCCGATGATTAA